Part of the Magnetococcales bacterium genome, GCCGGAGTGGTGCATCTGAGCAAATCGACCATCAGCGGGGTGTTGGAGCGTCTGGAGAACCGTGGGTTGATCGCCCGGCAAACCGACGGCAACGACCGCCGTTTGGAATGGCTGATGGTCACGGCAAAGGGTGAGGAGATCCTGACCTCCGCCGCCCCCCTGTTGCAGGAGCGTTTCGAGGAGCGTTTCCAGTCCTTGCCGGGGGAGGAGCAAAACGGCATCCTGGCGGCGTTGCAACGCATTACCGAGTTGATGGACGCCACCGACATCGAGGCCGCCTCCATCCTCACTTCCGGGGTTCGGGTGTCGGAGGAGGGATGATGTGTCTCGGAAAGTAGGTCTCTTGGAGGGGAAATGTTTGATCCTCTTGGGCTCCATGGCAGCCCTTATTCGCTGAACGAGACATCAGCAAATGAACTATTTTATAAATTGCAGGCGATTGAAGAGCGTGTCAATTTGTTGCGACAAAAAGGTACCTTGTCCAGGGAGACCTTGAAACAATATTACGGAAAGCTACGTTTCGAACAGGTGGCCGAATCGAACGCCCTGGAAGGAAGCACCCTCTCGGTGGGAGAGACGGAGCTGGCCATCCTCAAGGGAGTGACGATCACCGGCCACGACCCGGCCTATGTGCGCGACGCCCTGGCCCTGGACCAGGCACTGCGTCGTCTGGTCGAACTGGCTGAATCCACTGGGAGAACAACCGATCTGGATCAACTCAAGGAGCTGCACGCGCTGATACTGGGAGAACGTTCCGGGGCGGGTCTGTTCCGGCAAGACCCCGTGCGCACCTCCGGTTCCCGGCACCAGCCGCCAGCCACCTGGAAGGAGGTCATGGCGGGCATGGAGCAATGGGAAGAGTGGTCCCTTTCCAGGGCACAACTACCGGGGCCGGTGCGGGCCGTGGTTCTGCATGCCTGGCTCTCCCACATTCATCCCTTCAGCGACGGCAACGGGCGCACGGCACGGGCCATTACCAATCTGGAGCTGGTCCGGTCTGGCTATCCACCGCTGATCATCAAGAAAAAGGACCGCCCACGTTATCTGGACGCCCTGGGAGAATCGGACGAGGCGGGCGATTTGTCGAGCTTCTTCGAACTCCTGCTGGAGAAAATGGCCGCTGCCTTGACGGGATTGGAGTTGTCGGCGCGGCGCGAGGAGGGCTACGACCCGGCTCTGCTGCGCCTCCGGCAGGCTCAACAAAATCGTCTGGATATTTGGACAACCAGCCTCAAACTGCTGGCTTTGAGCCTGACGGAACGTTTGAACGGGATGTTGTCCACCCTGGGGAGCGCCCAGGTGACGGTTTTTCCGGAATCGCTCGATCTGGAAGACTACATCGCCTTGTGCGACGGGCGGAATGTCTCCCGCAGTTGGGCCTTTCACCTGGAGGTGGATATTCCCGGAGTGCCCCGCCGCGAGTTCCTGGCCTGGCAGGGCTATCGTACCGGATCGGTCAACCGGTTTGCCAATCGGACAGGAGGGGTTTCGCTCTTCTGGTCCGTGCCCAATCCGCTGGGGTTTCCCCGCTGGATCAGCGACGAATCGCGCTCTCCGGGTTATGTGGAACTCTCCCTGCAACCCGAGAATACCACCTCCTGGATCTGCCGGGACCGCCGGGGGGCGATTCGCCCCGTGTACTCCGTCACCCTGGTTGCCGAACTGGCCAGGGCTATTCTGGAGGAGATTATCCCGTCAGGCATCGAGACACTCCGATCTCCAGGAGAACCATCCGGTACCGGCTGACACTACCGAAACCCGGCTTACAGCTTCCATAGGTTTGACGAATATGTTACACTTCCCCGCGAAAATTGTGTGAAGTGGGGGTGTCGATCCGGCTATTCTTAACAGTCATTCAGCAGATCAATTTCACATCCTCGATGACGAAAATCCGTTAAGTCCCGATAGTGTGCGTTTCCGCGTTTATAACAGTATTTTTGGAAACCCCGAATGAATCTGTTTCATTTTGTATCCCGCTCCATCGGGCGCAAGATTTTGGCAGTGGTCAGCGTTCTGGGAACGTTGAGCCTGCTGATTATGGGGGGCATGTCCATCCGGCATCTGGAGCAAACCCTGCTGGAGCAGAACGAGGAACTCAACAATCGTCTGCAGGACACGGTGGCCAAAGGCCTTCATGCCATCATGATCGCCGGTTACGCCGATGTGGCGCAGAATTATGCCGCCAGCATCAAGAAGGTTCACGGCCTGGAAGCCTTCCATATTTTGAGAAGCAACGGCCTGGAAGCCTTCCAGGACAACAAAACCATCGAAGAGGTCAACCGCCGCAAAGGAGAGGAGATATTCCTGCCTCGGGAGAGCGAAAGCCGCGTCGAAATCGTTCCCGCCTCCGATGCCAATCTGCAGGAGGTGGTGAACCGGCAGAAGACCGTATCCTTCCGGCAGGTCGACCCCGCCAGCGACGAGGCGTTTTCGGTCTATCTGACCCCGATCGTAAACGACAAGAAGTGCGCCACCTGTCACGGCAGTACCCAGCCGGTTCGGGGGGTGCTGTTGCTCAAAACCTCCCAGAAGCCGGTTGAGGCGCGGATCGCCCAGGCCAGGGCAACCTCGCTGGCGATTCTGGTGCTTTCCGTCGCCACCTTTCTGTTGCTGTTGAGCCTGTTTTTACGCCGGGCCCTGATCCAACCCCTCTCCATGGTGCGCCAGGCCATTGCCACCATCGCCGAGGGCCAGTTGACCCAGACCGTCTCCCCGGCTGGGGCCCACCCCGACGAGATGGGGCAGATCGGAAACTATGTCAACCGCATGGCCAGCTCCCTGGCCACGACCATTCGCCAGGGTATTCTCGAATCCCAGAACCTCTTCACCTGCGTGCGCGAGTTCGTGGAGGTGCGCGATAAGCTCGATTCCGCCTCCAGTTCCACCAGCGCCATCGCCGAGAACGTCTTCAAATTGAACCAGGTTATCAGCAAGGAGATCGGCGATATTCGCGAGGCGGTGGGTGACGCCACCATTCAGATGAACGTAGTCTCTTCGGCGGCGAACAAACTCTCCAAAAATATTGCCACCATGGCGCAAGGC contains:
- a CDS encoding MarR family transcriptional regulator — protein: MALRRIIRAIDIHSKQIMHVYGISGTQAMILRQMAQTGRTTATRLAGVVHLSKSTISGVLERLENRGLIARQTDGNDRRLEWLMVTAKGEEILTSAAPLLQERFEERFQSLPGEEQNGILAALQRITELMDATDIEAASILTSGVRVSEEG
- a CDS encoding Fic family protein, whose translation is MKQYYGKLRFEQVAESNALEGSTLSVGETELAILKGVTITGHDPAYVRDALALDQALRRLVELAESTGRTTDLDQLKELHALILGERSGAGLFRQDPVRTSGSRHQPPATWKEVMAGMEQWEEWSLSRAQLPGPVRAVVLHAWLSHIHPFSDGNGRTARAITNLELVRSGYPPLIIKKKDRPRYLDALGESDEAGDLSSFFELLLEKMAAALTGLELSARREEGYDPALLRLRQAQQNRLDIWTTSLKLLALSLTERLNGMLSTLGSAQVTVFPESLDLEDYIALCDGRNVSRSWAFHLEVDIPGVPRREFLAWQGYRTGSVNRFANRTGGVSLFWSVPNPLGFPRWISDESRSPGYVELSLQPENTTSWICRDRRGAIRPVYSVTLVAELARAILEEIIPSGIETLRSPGEPSGTG